The following proteins come from a genomic window of Algiphilus sp.:
- the rpoB gene encoding DNA-directed RNA polymerase subunit beta, translated as MSYSFTEKKRVRKNFRKQEDTLPIPFLLATQIDSYRSFLQAEAQPGKRRDMGLHAAFQSVFPMLSYSGAAALEYLSYRLGEPVFDEKECRIRGLNYSAPLRVKCRLVIYDKESKEKRVKEVREQEVYMGELPLMTENGTFIINGTERVIVSQLHRSPGVFFDHDRGKTHSSGKLLYTARVIPYRGSWLDFEFDPKDNLYVRIDRRRKLPATILLRALGYDNQWMLETFHERNVHHLTDEGANLELVPERLKGETATFDIADKEGNVIVETGKRITARHIRLIGQAGIETLFVPDAYLLGKIVARDIVSEDGEIIAAANSEITEELLAALREAKVDTLHTLYVNDFDKGPYISTTLNIDSTRTRLEALVEIYRMMRPGEPPTKDAAEALFHNLFFTFERYDLSAVGRMKFNRRLRRDNVTGPAVLYDGRYFASQPKDENCAKLLEQYGEDHSDIVDVMKEIVAIRNGEGVTDDIDHLGNRRIRSVGEMAENVFRTGLVRVERAVRERLALAEAENLTPQDLINAKPVSAAVKEFFGSSQLSQFMDQNNPLSEVTHKRRVSALGPGGLTRERAGFEVRDVHPTHYGRICPIETPEGPNIGLINSLAVYARTNEYGFLETPYRKVTDGVVSDEIEYLSAIEEGRYTIAQANSVLDEKGNFVNDLISVRVQNEFSMLPPSEVHYMDISPRQIVSVAAALVPFLEHDDANRALMGANMQRQAVPTLKADKPLVGTGIEKRVAVDSGNAITARRGGRVDKVDAGRVVIRVNDDEAVPGEAGVDIYNLVKYTRSNQNTCMNQKPIVKPGDVVARGDVVADGPSTDIGELALGQNMLVAFMPWNGYNFEDSILVSERVVAEDRFTTVHIEELNCVARETKLGSEEISADIPNVNEAALRKLDESGIVYIGAEVKAGDILVGKVTPKGETQLTPEEKLLRAIFGEKASDVKDTSLRVPAGMDGTVIDVRVFTREGVQKDKRATDIEEAEKTQVRKDLNDELRIFEDDIFDRLSRVLVGQVADGGPNKLKKGAEVTQEYLDSVERERWFEIRLRDEEAQTTLETSARQLKDMKAEFDKRFESKKTKIEQGDELAPGVLKTVKVYMAVKRRIQPGDKMAGRHGNKGVISQIVPVEDMPHLPDGTPVDVVLNPLGVPSRMNIGQLLETHLGWAARGLGQRIQEMLEQQKAIAELRKFLDDIYNTSSDGIDHTDLEQFSDEEVLTLARNLCGGVPMATPVFDGASEAEIKRLLKLAGLPEGGQARLTDGRSGEPLARPVTVGYMYMLKLNHLIDDKMHARSTGPYSLVTQQPLGGKAQFGGQRFGEMEVWALEAYGAAYTLQEMLTVKSDDTVGRTKMYKAIVDGDHRMVAGMPESFNVLVKEIRSIGLNIELVQSE; from the coding sequence ATGAGCTACTCCTTCACCGAGAAAAAGCGCGTCCGCAAGAACTTCCGCAAGCAGGAAGACACCTTGCCGATCCCCTTCCTGCTGGCTACGCAGATCGATTCCTATCGCAGCTTCCTGCAGGCCGAGGCGCAGCCCGGCAAGCGCCGCGACATGGGGCTGCACGCGGCCTTCCAGTCGGTCTTCCCGATGCTGAGCTATTCCGGCGCCGCGGCGCTGGAGTATCTGTCGTACCGGCTCGGCGAGCCGGTGTTCGACGAGAAGGAGTGCCGCATCCGCGGTCTCAACTACTCGGCACCGCTGCGCGTGAAGTGCCGCCTCGTCATCTACGACAAGGAATCCAAGGAGAAGCGCGTCAAGGAGGTGCGTGAGCAGGAGGTGTACATGGGCGAGCTGCCGCTCATGACCGAGAACGGCACCTTCATCATCAACGGCACCGAGCGCGTCATCGTTTCCCAGCTGCACCGCTCGCCGGGCGTGTTCTTCGATCACGACCGCGGCAAGACGCACAGCTCGGGCAAGCTGCTCTACACCGCCCGGGTGATCCCGTACCGTGGCTCCTGGCTGGACTTCGAGTTCGATCCGAAGGACAACCTCTACGTCCGCATCGACCGCCGTCGCAAGCTGCCGGCGACGATCCTGCTGCGCGCGCTGGGGTACGACAACCAGTGGATGCTGGAGACCTTCCACGAGCGCAACGTCCACCACCTTACCGACGAGGGCGCGAACCTCGAGCTGGTGCCCGAGCGCCTGAAGGGCGAGACCGCCACCTTCGACATCGCCGACAAGGAAGGCAATGTCATCGTCGAGACCGGCAAGCGCATCACCGCGCGCCACATCCGCCTGATCGGCCAGGCCGGCATCGAGACCCTGTTCGTGCCGGACGCCTATCTGCTGGGCAAGATCGTGGCGCGCGACATCGTGTCCGAGGACGGCGAGATCATCGCCGCGGCCAACAGCGAGATCACCGAGGAGCTGCTGGCAGCTCTGCGCGAGGCCAAGGTCGACACCCTGCATACGCTCTATGTCAATGATTTCGACAAGGGCCCGTACATCTCGACCACGCTCAATATCGACTCCACGCGCACGCGTCTGGAAGCGCTGGTGGAGATCTACCGCATGATGCGTCCGGGCGAGCCGCCCACCAAGGACGCCGCCGAGGCGCTGTTCCACAACCTGTTCTTCACCTTCGAACGCTACGACCTCTCCGCGGTCGGCCGCATGAAGTTCAACCGCCGACTGCGCCGTGACAACGTCACCGGCCCGGCCGTGCTCTACGACGGTCGCTACTTCGCCAGCCAGCCGAAGGACGAGAACTGCGCCAAGCTGCTCGAGCAGTACGGCGAGGATCACTCCGACATCGTCGATGTCATGAAGGAGATCGTCGCCATCCGCAACGGCGAGGGTGTCACCGACGACATCGACCACCTCGGCAACCGGCGCATCCGCTCGGTGGGCGAGATGGCCGAGAACGTCTTCCGGACCGGCCTGGTGCGCGTCGAGCGTGCGGTGCGCGAGCGCCTGGCGCTGGCCGAAGCCGAGAACCTGACGCCGCAGGACCTGATCAACGCCAAGCCGGTGTCGGCGGCGGTGAAGGAATTCTTCGGCTCCTCGCAGCTGTCGCAGTTCATGGACCAGAACAACCCGCTGTCGGAGGTCACGCACAAGCGTCGCGTGTCCGCCCTCGGCCCGGGCGGTCTGACCCGCGAGCGCGCCGGCTTCGAGGTGCGCGACGTGCACCCGACGCACTACGGTCGCATCTGCCCCATCGAGACGCCGGAAGGCCCGAACATCGGCCTCATCAACTCGCTGGCGGTCTATGCCCGCACCAACGAGTACGGCTTCCTCGAGACGCCGTACCGCAAGGTGACCGATGGCGTGGTCAGCGACGAGATCGAGTACCTCTCGGCCATCGAGGAAGGGCGCTACACCATTGCGCAGGCGAACTCGGTGCTGGACGAGAAGGGCAACTTCGTCAACGACCTGATCTCGGTCCGCGTGCAGAACGAGTTCTCGATGCTGCCGCCGAGCGAAGTCCACTACATGGACATTTCGCCCCGCCAGATCGTCTCGGTCGCGGCCGCGCTCGTGCCCTTCCTGGAGCACGATGATGCCAACCGCGCGCTCATGGGCGCCAACATGCAGCGCCAGGCCGTGCCCACGCTCAAGGCCGACAAGCCGCTGGTGGGCACCGGCATCGAGAAGCGCGTGGCGGTCGACTCCGGCAACGCCATCACCGCCCGCCGCGGCGGGCGGGTCGACAAGGTCGACGCCGGGCGCGTGGTCATCCGGGTCAACGACGACGAGGCCGTGCCGGGCGAGGCCGGTGTCGACATCTACAACCTGGTGAAGTACACGCGTTCCAACCAGAACACGTGCATGAACCAGAAGCCGATCGTGAAGCCGGGCGACGTGGTCGCGCGCGGGGACGTCGTCGCCGACGGCCCCAGCACCGACATCGGCGAGCTGGCGCTGGGCCAGAACATGCTGGTCGCGTTCATGCCCTGGAACGGCTACAACTTCGAGGACTCGATCCTGGTTTCCGAGCGCGTTGTCGCCGAGGACCGCTTCACGACGGTCCACATCGAGGAGCTCAACTGCGTCGCGCGCGAGACCAAGCTCGGTTCCGAGGAGATTTCCGCGGACATCCCGAACGTCAACGAAGCCGCGCTGCGCAAGCTGGACGAGTCCGGCATCGTCTACATCGGCGCCGAGGTCAAGGCCGGCGACATCCTGGTCGGCAAGGTCACGCCCAAGGGCGAGACCCAGCTCACCCCCGAGGAGAAGCTGCTGCGCGCGATCTTCGGCGAGAAGGCGTCGGATGTGAAGGACACCTCGCTGCGCGTGCCGGCCGGCATGGACGGCACCGTCATCGACGTGCGCGTGTTCACCCGCGAGGGAGTCCAGAAGGACAAGCGTGCCACCGACATCGAGGAGGCCGAGAAGACCCAGGTGCGCAAGGACCTCAACGACGAGCTCCGCATCTTCGAGGACGACATCTTCGATCGCCTCTCGCGCGTGCTGGTCGGGCAGGTTGCCGACGGCGGTCCGAACAAGCTCAAGAAGGGCGCCGAGGTCACGCAGGAGTACCTGGATTCGGTCGAGCGCGAGCGCTGGTTCGAGATCCGCCTGCGCGACGAGGAGGCCCAGACCACGCTCGAGACCTCGGCGCGTCAGCTCAAGGACATGAAGGCCGAGTTCGACAAGCGCTTCGAGTCCAAGAAGACCAAGATCGAGCAGGGCGACGAGCTCGCGCCCGGCGTCCTCAAGACCGTCAAGGTCTACATGGCCGTCAAGCGCCGCATCCAGCCGGGCGACAAGATGGCCGGCCGCCACGGCAACAAGGGCGTGATCTCGCAGATCGTCCCGGTCGAGGACATGCCGCACCTGCCGGACGGCACCCCGGTCGACGTCGTTCTGAACCCGCTGGGCGTGCCGTCGCGCATGAACATCGGGCAGCTCCTCGAGACCCATCTGGGCTGGGCCGCGCGCGGCCTCGGCCAGCGGATCCAGGAGATGCTCGAGCAGCAGAAGGCGATCGCCGAGCTGCGCAAGTTCCTCGACGACATCTACAACACCAGCAGCGACGGCATCGATCACACCGATCTCGAGCAGTTCAGCGACGAGGAAGTCCTGACGCTGGCGCGCAACCTCTGCGGCGGCGTGCCGATGGCGACGCCGGTGTTCGACGGCGCCTCCGAAGCCGAGATCAAGCGGCTGCTGAAGCTGGCCGGACTGCCCGAGGGCGGCCAGGCCAGGCTGACCGACGGCCGCAGCGGCGAGCCGCTGGCGCGTCCGGTGACCGTGGGCTACATGTACATGCTCAAGCTCAACCACCTGATCGACGACAAGATGCACGCCCGCAGCACGGGGCCGTACTCGCTCGTCACCCAGCAGCCGCTGGGCGGCAAGGCGCAGTTCGGCGGCCAGCGCTTCGGCGAGATGGAGGTGTGGGCGCTGGAGGCCTACGGCGCCGCCTACACGCTGCAGGAGATGCTGACCGTGAAGTCGGACGACACCGTCGGTCGTACCAAGATGTACAAGGCCATCGTCGACGGCGACCACCGCATGGTGGCCGGCATGCCGGAGTCCTTCAATGTGCTCGTCAAGGAGATCCGCTCCATCGGTCTCAACATCGAGCTGGTGCAAAGTGAATAA
- the rplL gene encoding 50S ribosomal protein L7/L12 yields the protein MALSNEEIIDAIAEKSVMDIVELVKAMEEKFGVTAAAPVAVAGAAAAGGDAGGGEAAEEKTEFTVVLASFGENKVGVIKAVREVTGLGLKEAKDLVEGAPKELKEDVSKDDAEAMKKKLEEAGATVEIK from the coding sequence ATGGCACTGTCCAACGAAGAAATCATCGACGCCATCGCCGAGAAGTCCGTCATGGACATCGTCGAGCTCGTCAAGGCAATGGAAGAGAAGTTCGGCGTCACCGCCGCGGCCCCCGTGGCCGTCGCCGGTGCCGCAGCGGCCGGCGGTGATGCCGGCGGCGGCGAGGCAGCCGAGGAGAAGACCGAGTTCACGGTCGTCCTCGCCTCCTTCGGCGAGAACAAGGTCGGCGTCATCAAGGCCGTCCGCGAGGTCACCGGCCTGGGTCTGAAGGAAGCCAAGGACCTGGTCGAGGGGGCGCCGAAGGAGCTGAAGGAAGACGTCTCCAAGGACGACGCCGAAGCGATGAAGAAGAAGCTCGAGGAAGCCGGCGCTACCGTCGAGATCAAGTAA